The Gammaproteobacteria bacterium genome has a segment encoding these proteins:
- a CDS encoding DUF3141 domain-containing protein, producing MDPATQLACSTDIARRVATRLQQRVQAAQTAYAERLQSTATAGQSAAQALPITPWDWWIESLRYTTDLAQRTALFWDTLRERGNNYLEHERAGAPPVLHFEYKMVLDARGLDRPVNYALVRIVPPAGISVDDNRRPYIIIDPRAGHGPGIGGFKADSEVGVALQAGHPVYFVMFYPQPEPGQTLLDVTEAERRFVHKVRALHPTAPKPALVGNCQGGWAAMMLAAADPSEVGPIVIAGAPMSYWSGASLDGQVENPMRYAGGNLGGTWLASLAADMGDGVFDGAWLVQNFENLNPANTFWDKYYQLFANVDAEAPRFLEFERWWGGFFLMNREEIEWITRNLFVGNDLWTGGTKSGTGTTLDLRNVRSPIILFASMGDNITPPQQAFNWVADVYGSTDEIKSRGQVIVGLLHESAGHLGIFVSGGVARKEHAQIVSVMKSIEALPPGLYAMEITERPAVDGDARYDVRFVERSLEEVVTKTNRRGRIDEQPFEAVETLSEFNQRAYELFAQPLVQAAANEFSARLLRDLHPLRVQRWAWSDLNPWLGWLSAAAPWVRGQRQAVPSSAPLRRLEAAMADAVSATLDFQRDVRDAVSEALFFQFYGNLFALCLADRREAEQARAAADPRSLKFVAEAIAAVERGGYAEALARVAALLARRGEPLPLADLERRAELLQEYRHLLPELSSDQWRRLRGEQEVIVRYAPGRALAALPVLLADPADRERLIVALEKLLADRRVQKVALTAAQQDTLARVRGVLGTTSSRRPQPAVVRSA from the coding sequence ATGGACCCCGCGACACAACTGGCCTGTAGCACCGATATCGCCCGCCGGGTTGCGACCCGATTGCAGCAGCGTGTGCAGGCGGCCCAGACCGCCTACGCCGAGCGTCTGCAGTCCACCGCCACCGCCGGCCAGAGCGCGGCCCAGGCCCTGCCGATCACGCCATGGGACTGGTGGATCGAGAGCTTGCGTTACACGACGGACCTGGCGCAGCGCACGGCGCTGTTCTGGGACACGCTGCGCGAACGCGGCAACAACTACCTCGAGCATGAACGGGCCGGCGCACCGCCCGTGCTCCACTTTGAGTACAAAATGGTGCTCGATGCGCGTGGCCTCGACCGCCCGGTCAACTATGCGCTGGTGCGTATCGTGCCTCCGGCCGGAATTTCAGTGGACGACAACCGTCGGCCCTACATCATCATCGACCCACGGGCGGGTCACGGCCCCGGCATCGGCGGCTTCAAGGCGGACTCGGAAGTCGGCGTCGCGCTGCAGGCGGGCCATCCGGTCTACTTCGTCATGTTCTATCCGCAGCCCGAGCCCGGGCAGACGCTGCTCGACGTAACCGAAGCGGAGCGTCGCTTCGTGCACAAAGTTCGCGCGCTCCATCCGACCGCCCCGAAACCGGCTCTGGTCGGCAATTGCCAGGGTGGGTGGGCCGCCATGATGCTGGCCGCCGCCGACCCGTCCGAAGTTGGCCCCATCGTCATCGCCGGCGCCCCCATGTCGTACTGGAGCGGCGCCTCGCTGGACGGCCAGGTGGAAAACCCGATGCGTTATGCCGGTGGCAACCTTGGCGGCACCTGGCTCGCGTCGCTGGCCGCCGACATGGGCGACGGGGTCTTCGACGGTGCCTGGCTCGTGCAGAACTTCGAGAACCTGAATCCGGCCAACACGTTCTGGGACAAGTACTACCAGCTCTTCGCCAACGTGGATGCCGAGGCACCGCGCTTTCTCGAGTTCGAACGCTGGTGGGGCGGGTTTTTCCTGATGAACCGCGAGGAGATCGAGTGGATCACCCGCAACCTGTTCGTCGGCAATGACCTGTGGACCGGTGGCACCAAGTCTGGCACGGGCACCACGCTTGACCTGCGCAACGTCCGCTCGCCGATCATCCTGTTCGCGTCCATGGGCGACAACATCACGCCGCCCCAGCAGGCGTTCAACTGGGTGGCCGACGTGTACGGCTCGACCGACGAAATCAAGTCCCGTGGCCAGGTGATCGTCGGCCTGCTGCACGAAAGCGCGGGCCATCTTGGCATCTTCGTCTCGGGCGGCGTAGCCCGCAAGGAGCATGCCCAGATCGTGTCGGTAATGAAATCCATCGAGGCGCTGCCGCCGGGCCTCTATGCCATGGAGATCACGGAGCGGCCGGCGGTCGACGGTGATGCCAGGTACGACGTCCGCTTCGTCGAGCGCAGCCTGGAGGAAGTCGTGACGAAGACCAACCGTCGCGGCCGCATCGACGAACAGCCCTTCGAGGCGGTGGAGACGCTGTCGGAGTTCAACCAGCGGGCCTACGAACTGTTCGCTCAGCCGCTGGTGCAGGCGGCTGCCAATGAGTTCTCAGCCCGGCTGTTGCGCGACCTCCACCCGTTGCGGGTCCAACGCTGGGCCTGGTCGGACCTGAATCCATGGCTGGGGTGGCTGTCTGCAGCGGCGCCGTGGGTGCGGGGCCAGCGCCAGGCGGTGCCATCCAGCGCGCCGCTGCGCCGGCTGGAGGCCGCGATGGCCGATGCGGTCAGCGCCACGCTGGATTTCCAGCGCGATGTGCGTGATGCCGTCAGCGAAGCCCTGTTCTTCCAGTTCTACGGCAATTTGTTCGCGCTCTGCCTGGCCGACCGCCGTGAGGCGGAGCAGGCGCGGGCGGCGGCAGATCCCCGCAGCCTGAAGTTCGTAGCCGAAGCGATTGCGGCGGTCGAACGCGGTGGCTATGCCGAGGCGCTGGCGCGTGTTGCCGCGCTGCTCGCCCGGCGCGGCGAGCCGCTGCCGCTCGCCGACCTGGAGCGCCGCGCCGAGCTGCTGCAGGAGTACCGCCACCTGCTCCCCGAACTGTCATCCGATCAGTGGCGCCGCCTGCGCGGCGAGCAGGAGGTGATCGTCCGCTACGCACCCGGGCGCGCCCTGGCAGCACTGCCGGTACTGCTGGCCGATCCGGCCGACCGGGAGCGGCTGATCGTTGCATTGGAAAAGCTGCTCGCGGACCGTCGCGTGCAGAAGGTAGCGCTCACCGCGGCTCAACAAGACACGCTGGCGCGAGTTCGCGGGGTGCTTGGGACGACATCGTCCCGGCGGCCGCAGCCTGCTGTCGTTCGTAGCGCCTGA